In one window of Henckelia pumila isolate YLH828 chromosome 1, ASM3356847v2, whole genome shotgun sequence DNA:
- the LOC140875889 gene encoding alcohol acyltransferase 9-like has translation MFKSSELPDCTYVNQPTLITPKIPTPNHTLYLSNLDDQKFLRFSIKYLYLFRKSVPAETLKISLSRVLVEYYPLAGRLRKADESDDRKLEVHCNGEGAVFAEAAMDLSADEFLEMARKPNKSFRKLLYRVEASGFLDVPPLIVQVTHLRGEGMILCTAINHCLCDGIGSSQFLHAWAHFTTQFNHTNLPILPYHYRHVMKPGGNPQTVTFSHPVFTKITHDPHNALNLNKYLQSLPLVASSTTFSSSQILHLKRQCVPSVKCTTFEVLASHTWRCWVKSLDLTRFISVKLFFSVNIRKKLMNDMPDGYYGNGFVLACAEARVKDLIVPNLHDVVKSVQHAKSLVNDEYVQSTVDMLEDGSVATDLSASLVISQWSKLGLEDVNFGQGKPMHMGPVVSDIYCLFLPVIGDFDAITVLVSIPESMIDKFEYYMTEAFEIVENGDAKSKCGAENLQMVCV, from the exons ATGTTCAAATCCTCGGAGCTCCCAGATTGTACGTACGTAAACCAGCCAACGTTGATCACCCCGAAAATCCCGACTCCCAATCACACCCTTTACCTCTCCAATCTCGACGATCAAAAATTCCTCCGATTCTCCATCAAATACCTCTATCTTTTCCGGAAATCCGTCCCCGCAGAAACCCTGAAAATTTCCCTCTCCAGGGTTCTCGTGGAGTACTATCCATTGGCCGGGAGGCTCAGGAAAGCCGACGAGAGCGATGATCGTAAGCTGGAAGTCCACTGCAATGGAGAAGGCGCTGTTTTCGCAGAAGCAGCCATGGATTTGAGCGCCGACGAGTTTCTTGAAATGGCGAGGAAGCCCAACAAATCCTTCAGGAAATTGTTGTACAGAGTCGAAGCGTCGGGTTTCTTGGATGTTCCTCCTTTGATCGTTCAG GTGACGCATCTACGAGGTGAAGGAATGATTCTATGTACTGCAATCAATCACTGCTTATGTGATGGGATTGGTTCGTCCCAATTTTTACATGCTTGGGCCCACTTCACAACCCAATTTAACCACACGAATTTACCAATTTTACCTTATCATTACCGCCACGTGATGAAACCGGGAGGCAATCCACAAACAGTAACTTTTTCCCATCCGGTGTTCACCAAAATCACCCACGATCCCCATAATGCCCTCAACCTCAACAAGTATTTACAGTCCCTGCCACTCGTGGCCTCTTCCACGACATTTTCGTCCTCACAAATTCTTCACCTCAAGAGACAATGTGTCCCCTCCGTGAAATGTACAACCTTCGAGGTTTTGGCCTCCCATACTTGGCGTTGTTGGGTTAAATCGCTAGATTTAACTCGTTTCATCTCGGTTAAATTGTTTTTTTCCGTTAACATTAGGAAAAAATTGATGAACGACATGCCGGACGGATATTATGGGAATGGATTCGTGTTGGCTTGTGCGGAGGCCAGGGTTAAGGATTTGATCGTACCTAACTTGCATGACGTTGTGAAATCGGTGCAGCACGCGAAGTCATTAGTAAATGATGAATATGTACAATCTACGGTCGATATGTTGGAAGATGGTTCGGTCGCGACTGATCTTTCCGCGAGTTTGGTGATATCACAATGGTCCAAGTTAGGGTTGGAGGATGTGAATTTTGGACAAGGAAAGCCAATGCACATGGGACCTGTAGTCAGCGATATTTACTGTTTATTTTTACCTGTTATTGGAGATTTTGATGCCATTACAGTGCTAGTGTCGATCCCGGAATCAATGATTGATAAATTTGAATACTACATGACGGAGGCATTTGAGATAGTGGAAAATGGAGATGCTAAGAGTAAGTGTGGGGCTGAGAACTTGCAAATGGTGTGTGTTTAG